CGCCGATGGACTGGAAGAAGGTCCGCATGACCCCACCCTTGAACCCGGTGCCCTCGAAGTACGTCGACTTGGCGAGGAAATGCACGGGACGGGGCGCGGCGACCGGAATCGCGATCGAGTCGATGAACGACAGATGATTGCTGGCGAAGATCACCGGGCCTTGGAGCGGGACGCGGTCGCGACCCTCGACGTGCGGCCGGTAGATGAGTCGCGCCAAGGAACCGATCACGGCTCGCCCGAGCGCATACGTGGCTCCGGCGCGACGAGGTGCAACGGCTTCCTCTGTCGTCTGCTCCTGATCCGATTCCACGGTCGGCTCGGGAACGGCAGACTGCTCAGAGGTCATCAGATCAGGCTACTCCGCGATCCATGCCATCCGTGGAATGCGACCTGCACGGCGCTGCGGGGCATCGGGTGCGACTGCTCTCAGCGAGGGCAAAGGCGAATACGACAGTATGGAGTGTCCCTCCCCACGATCATGAGGTTTCACTGTGCGCAATCGCTCGCTCATCGCTCTGTCCACCATCGCCGTCGCGACCATGTTGCTCGCCGGATGCGCTGGCACAGAGGGCACGACAGGGGATGACGCCGAAACCCCGGCTGCCGACCTCTGCTCGGCAGCGGTCGAATCGGGTGACGCCTCTGACGGTGTGACCGTCGAGGGTGATTTCGGGACAGCATCTGAGGCGACGTTCGAGCTCGGCGCTCAGGTCGACGCAGCCGAGCGCACCGTGATCAGTGAGGGCGACGGCGACACGATCGCTGACGGTGACTACGTGCGCTACGCGCTGAGCGCCTTCGACGGAGACACGGGTGAACGCCTCGGCGACGCCGGCTACACGGATGGCGAGCTTCTTCCGGCCGCGCTGACGGCAGATGCACCGCTCGGCCAGCTCATCGGCTGTGCGAGCGTAGGCTCGCGACTCTCCATCGTGTTCCCGACGACAGAGGACGCGGCAGCGCAGTACTACATCCTCGATGTGCTCGACATCGTTCCCACCGCTGCGTGGGGCGAGGAGCAGGCTCCCGTCGATGGAATGCCGGCCGTCACACTCGACGACGACGGGGCACCGACCGTCGAGATTCCGGATTCTGCAGCACCCACTGAGGTCCAGATCTCGGTGCTGAAGCAGGGCGACGGCATCGCGGTGGGCGACGGCGACACCACGCTTCTCCAGTACCACGGTGTGGGCTGGGAGAACGGGGAGACGTTCGATTCCTCGTGGGCCAACGGTGCGCCGATCACCAGCGAAGGCAACGGCTACGTCCCCGGGTTCGTACAGGCGCTCGCAGGGCAGAAGGTCGGCTCGCAGGTGCTGGTCGTCATCCCGCCGGCGGCCGGATACGGCGAGGGCGAGATCAACGATGAAGATCTCAAGGGGCAGACGCTGGTCTTCGTGATCGACATCCTCGCCACGATGCACCCGGCAGCCGCCTGACCGATCTCCTACCTCACCGCGTAGATCGCTGCCGCGCAATAGGCTGACGGTATGCGTCGCATCATCGTCCTCGGCTCCACCGGCTCAATCGGCACGCAGGCATTGGATGTGATCCGCGCCAATCCTCGTCGTTTCGAGCTGGTCGGGCTCGCTGCAGGCAGCGACGCCGAGTTGCTCGGCCAGCAGGCAGAGCAGTTCCAGGTCGAAGACACTGCTCTCGGCGCTGAGCAGGCCGAGCAGCTGGTCCGCGACGTCGATGCGGATGTCGTGCTCAACGCGATCACCGGATCGATCGGGCTGGGATCCACGCTCGCGGCGCTCAAGGCCGGGCGCACGCTGGCTCTCGCCAACAAGGAGTCGTTGATCGTCGGCGGAGAACTGGTGAAGTCCTTGGCGGCAGAGGGACAGATCGTACCCGTCGACTCCGAGCACTCCGCGCTCGCGCAGGCATTGCGATCCGGGACGCACGATGAGATCAGGCGGCTCGTGGTCACGGCATCCGGCGGTCCCTTCCGCGGGCGCACACGCGATCAGATGGTGGCCGTCACACCGGCTGAGGCCCTCGCGCACCCGACCTGGGCGATGGGGCGCGTCGTCACGACCAACTCCGCCACGCTGGTGAACAAGGGCCTCGAGGTCATTGAGGCGCACCTGCTCTTCGATGTCGACTACGAGGACATCCAGGTGGTCGTGCATCCGCAGTCGATCGTCCACTCGATGGTCGAGTTCATCGACGGCTCCACGATTGCTCAGGCGTCACCGCCCGACATGAAATTGCCGATATCGCTGGCCCTCGACTGGCCGCACCGGATCGGAGGCGTCGGGCGTCCACTCGACTGGACTCAGGCGACCAGCTGGGACTTCGAGCCACTCGATGACTCGGCATTCCCGTCCGTCGGGCTCGCGAAGAGCGTGGGGCGCGCCGGACGCACGTTTCCCGCGGTCTTCAACGCCGCGAACGAGCAAGCCGTGGATGCGTTCCATGAAGGACGGTTGTCGTTCCTGGGAATCGTCGACACCATCGCCCGCGTCGTGGACGCTCATGAGGCGCCCGACCAGCTCACGATCGAGTCGCTCTCAGAAGCCGAGACCTGGGCACGCGCGACAGCGGATCGTCTGATCGCTGCATCCTGAGCGCGACGCCCTTCTCAGCGCGGCTCAGTCGGGGTACGGCACCGGCCAGTGCGGCTCCGGCACCGGCCAGCCGGCATCGCGCAGCGCCCTGCGGGCGAGCTCGCGCGCGGAGTACGGCGTGCGAACGCCACGGATGTCCCGGTAGTCCTGGTGGCCGGGACCGGCCCACAGGATCGCGTCGCCGTCACCGACGAGGCCGACCGCAGCGATGATCGCCTTCTCCGGTGGGGAGTACTCGTGGATCTCGGCATCCGGTCGCGCCATCCGCGCGCCCTCGATGAGCGTCGCGCGGATCGATTCCGGATCCTCGAACCGAGGGTGGTGGTCGGTGATGACGAGGATGTCGCTGCCCTCTACGGCCGTGCGTCCCATGTCGTGACGCTTGGTGGCATCACGGTCGCCGTCGGCGCCGAAGAGCATCAGCGTGCGTCCCGGTGTGACACGGCGGATTGCTGCCAGGGTCTTCTCGAAGGCGTCCGGTGAGTGGCCGAAGTCGACGAAGACGGCTGGGCCTCTCTCGCCGGACACGAGTTCGGTGCGTCCTGGCAGGTACGCATCGATGCGTCCGTCACGCTCGAGAGCGGCGGTGATGCGCTCCCATTCGTACCCGCCTTCGAGCAGCATGACGATAGCGAGCGCGGCGTTCGCCGCCATGTGCGGACCGATCACGGGCACGACCGTGGTGAGGGTGCGTCCCTCGGGGCCGGACATCGTGAAGCGTGTGCCGCGCTGGCGTTCTTCGTCGATCGTCACCACCCAGTCGGCGCCTGCCGCAACGGATGCGTCCGCGGCGATCGCGGGGGTGCCGACGGTGACGACCGGGATCTCGGCGGCGGCGACGACATCCACGCCGGAGGCGGAGTCGAGGCAGATCACTGCGCGCCTGGCTCGGTCCGGCTTGAACAGAGGGAGCTTCGCGGCGAAGTACTCCTCCATGTCCGCATAGTCGTCCAGGTGGTCGTGGCTGAGGTTCGTGAAGCCGGCGACGTCGAACACGAGCCCGTCGACGCGCTTGCGCGACAGCGCCTGGGCGCTCACCTCAACGGCCACGGCCTCGACGTCTCGCTCGCGCATGAGCGCGAGGAGTGCATGCATCTCGGATGCTTCCGGTGTCGTCAGGCGGGAGATGATGACCTCACCGGCGATGTGCCGTTCGGCAGTCGACGACAGCCCGGTTATGACGCCGAGCTGGTCGAGGATCCCCTCCAGCAGATGCGACACGCTCGTCTTGCCGTTCGTTCCCGTCGTGGCGAAGAGCAGCGGCAGATCGTCCTCGGCACCGGTGCCGTACACCCAGGCGCTGAGCGCGCCGAGGACGCCACGGGGGTCATCCACGATCACTATGGGCAGGCCGATGTTGCCTGCGATGTCTGCGCCGGCCTCATCGGTGATGACGGCGACGGCGCCCTTCTCGGCGGCAGCGGCGGCGAACATCGCACCGTGCTGATTGACCCCCTGGATGGCGACGAAAGCCTCTCCGGCACGCAGATCAGCGGTCGCGAGAGTGATTCCGGTCAGGGTGACATTGCTGATCTCACCGCGGGTGGCGGTGGCGAATCGGGCGGCGAGATCCGTCAGATTCCGCTGTGGCGGAGCTTCTGGACGGAGCACGGGAGGAAGGCTGGGCTGTGTGGTCGACATGGCATCACAATGATCTCACGAGAGGCCGCCCGGAGCGCGCTCAGGCACACCACGGGCGGCCGCTCACAAGGGTCAGGCCGAGCGGCGGTAGGCGAGTACGGCGACGACGAGCGCGGCGATGCCTGCCAGCAGGCCTGCACCGCCGAGGATGACGCTCGCGGGGGACGCTTCCGACGTCTCCTGCTGTGCGTCCGAATGTGCCGCGTGAGCGGAATCCGTCGCGCTGTCGCCGTCGGCGGCCACGGTCACGACCGGTGCAGGCGAGTCGAGGTCGTGCGGGTCGGAGCCTTCCTCTGCGAGCTCCACCCACTCATTCACGCCGCTCTCGCACTGCTGCTCCACGGGGAACGCCAGCGATTCCGGCGCATCCTCGCCGAGCTGCACCGCCATGCTCGCGGTTCCCTGCAGGCCGCTGGGGATCGGGGCGACGGCCGTGTACGTCACGGCGGAGACGAGACCGTTGTCCGCGCGCTCGACGGCGATGTCCCAGTTGCTGTCGACTGTGGGGGCGACGGATGCCAGGCCTTCCGGCATCGTGATCCGCAATGCGGTCGTGGGGGACTCCTCACAACCATGAGTGAATGCGAAGGTCAGCACGGTGGAGCCGCCGGGTTCGAGGGCATCGGGGCTGACACCGACGTGTGCCTGGGCAGCGGCGGGCGCGGCCAGGACGATGCCTGCAGCGAGGGCGGCGACGAGCGCGCCGCGACGGGTGATTCGAGACATGAGAGTTCTCCTGTGTTCGGGTGCAGAGCAGATTCTGCGTGCGGGCGCGCGGATGGCGCGCTGAACCGCGAAGGATGCCGTGTCACGGCAGTGAACATGTGCGACTGGTCAGCCGCGGGAGAAGACCGGAGGCCCGCGCCGGGATATGTCTCCGGTGAGCAGGCTGGTGATCGCGTTGCGCGCGGTGATCGCGAAGGATGCCGGCACGGGCCAGTCGGCGTGCAGTCGTGGCATCCGCGTCCGCAGCAGAGCATGCACCCATCGCGCGATGATGCGCATCAACTGCTCGCCGCGCCAGAGC
The DNA window shown above is from Microbacterium murale and carries:
- a CDS encoding FKBP-type peptidyl-prolyl cis-trans isomerase encodes the protein MRNRSLIALSTIAVATMLLAGCAGTEGTTGDDAETPAADLCSAAVESGDASDGVTVEGDFGTASEATFELGAQVDAAERTVISEGDGDTIADGDYVRYALSAFDGDTGERLGDAGYTDGELLPAALTADAPLGQLIGCASVGSRLSIVFPTTEDAAAQYYILDVLDIVPTAAWGEEQAPVDGMPAVTLDDDGAPTVEIPDSAAPTEVQISVLKQGDGIAVGDGDTTLLQYHGVGWENGETFDSSWANGAPITSEGNGYVPGFVQALAGQKVGSQVLVVIPPAAGYGEGEINDEDLKGQTLVFVIDILATMHPAAA
- the dxr gene encoding 1-deoxy-D-xylulose-5-phosphate reductoisomerase gives rise to the protein MRRIIVLGSTGSIGTQALDVIRANPRRFELVGLAAGSDAELLGQQAEQFQVEDTALGAEQAEQLVRDVDADVVLNAITGSIGLGSTLAALKAGRTLALANKESLIVGGELVKSLAAEGQIVPVDSEHSALAQALRSGTHDEIRRLVVTASGGPFRGRTRDQMVAVTPAEALAHPTWAMGRVVTTNSATLVNKGLEVIEAHLLFDVDYEDIQVVVHPQSIVHSMVEFIDGSTIAQASPPDMKLPISLALDWPHRIGGVGRPLDWTQATSWDFEPLDDSAFPSVGLAKSVGRAGRTFPAVFNAANEQAVDAFHEGRLSFLGIVDTIARVVDAHEAPDQLTIESLSEAETWARATADRLIAAS
- a CDS encoding Mur ligase family protein, whose amino-acid sequence is MSTTQPSLPPVLRPEAPPQRNLTDLAARFATATRGEISNVTLTGITLATADLRAGEAFVAIQGVNQHGAMFAAAAAEKGAVAVITDEAGADIAGNIGLPIVIVDDPRGVLGALSAWVYGTGAEDDLPLLFATTGTNGKTSVSHLLEGILDQLGVITGLSSTAERHIAGEVIISRLTTPEASEMHALLALMRERDVEAVAVEVSAQALSRKRVDGLVFDVAGFTNLSHDHLDDYADMEEYFAAKLPLFKPDRARRAVICLDSASGVDVVAAAEIPVVTVGTPAIAADASVAAGADWVVTIDEERQRGTRFTMSGPEGRTLTTVVPVIGPHMAANAALAIVMLLEGGYEWERITAALERDGRIDAYLPGRTELVSGERGPAVFVDFGHSPDAFEKTLAAIRRVTPGRTLMLFGADGDRDATKRHDMGRTAVEGSDILVITDHHPRFEDPESIRATLIEGARMARPDAEIHEYSPPEKAIIAAVGLVGDGDAILWAGPGHQDYRDIRGVRTPYSARELARRALRDAGWPVPEPHWPVPYPD
- a CDS encoding YcnI family copper-binding membrane protein — encoded protein: MSRITRRGALVAALAAGIVLAAPAAAQAHVGVSPDALEPGGSTVLTFAFTHGCEESPTTALRITMPEGLASVAPTVDSNWDIAVERADNGLVSAVTYTAVAPIPSGLQGTASMAVQLGEDAPESLAFPVEQQCESGVNEWVELAEEGSDPHDLDSPAPVVTVAADGDSATDSAHAAHSDAQQETSEASPASVILGGAGLLAGIAALVVAVLAYRRSA